The DNA region CGCCAGCCCCAGGGGCATGCCGCGTTTCAGCACCAGGGCCAGCAGCACGAAGGCGGCGCCGTAGCCGACCACCACCAGCACCGACGGCAGCAGTCGGGAGAAACCGTCGGACAGCTTGAGGGAGACGGTGGCGGTGACCTCCGACACGATCGCCCCGACCAGAAACCACCAGACCATGACAAACCTCCGCGTTACCCGGGTAACTCATCGACGGAGAGTCAGTATCGACGACGCACGGTCACAGCACTGGTCAACGACCGCGACCGATATGGGCGTTTCGAGGTTCAGCACCTCCACAGGAGGGGGTCACGAAGGCCCCTGAGGGCCTCACAGGGGCTCGAAACCGGGCCTGACCAGGCGATTTGCCAAGCTCAGAACGTTTCCGTAATGTTTCACCTGTCGCCGCCGAGCCCCACAGGGACAAGGCAGCGACACTCTCCCGCTCACACAGCCGGAACTCCGGCCGACAGAGTGTGCCTCCGCAAGGAGGACGGAGCCGCCAGGCCCCGGAAGAGTCCGAGACAGGCAGTTGACACTGCGAACTGGATCGGGTAACGTAGTACGAGTGCCCAACGCGGGATTGCGAAATTCCAAGGTGTGCGCGTCCGTTTCTTGAGAACTCAACAGTGTACCGATAGTCAGTGCCAATTTATGTTTTACCCCGTTGGCCAGACTTTGTGTCTGGTCTTTGGGATTCCTTTGGTATTGAAGTGAGCTAGCTCATTTTGACGCCTGGATAATGTTTTCTATGGTTTGTTGACTGACCGGTCCTTCTCCTTTGGGGGTGGGTGGTTGGTTGT from Nakamurella flava includes:
- a CDS encoding DMT family transporter; amino-acid sequence: MVWWFLVGAIVSEVTATVSLKLSDGFSRLLPSVLVVVGYGAAFVLLALVLKRGMPLGLAYGIWAAAGVALVALVGAIFLGEGLSGIQIVGLVLVAGGVLALELGAQH